A portion of the Streptomyces sp. NBC_00376 genome contains these proteins:
- the purS gene encoding phosphoribosylformylglycinamidine synthase subunit PurS: protein MARVVVDVMLKPEILDPQGQAVQRALPRLGFEGIADVRQGKRFELEVEGPVDDAALGRIHEMAETFLANTVIEDFTVKVEKAEESK, encoded by the coding sequence GTGGCACGCGTCGTAGTCGACGTCATGCTCAAGCCCGAGATCCTCGACCCGCAGGGACAGGCGGTGCAGCGTGCACTGCCCCGTCTCGGCTTCGAGGGAATCGCGGACGTACGTCAGGGAAAGCGTTTCGAGCTCGAGGTAGAGGGGCCGGTCGACGACGCCGCCCTCGGCCGTATTCACGAGATGGCCGAGACTTTCCTCGCCAACACCGTCATCGAGGACTTCACCGTGAAGGTGGAGAAGGCCGAGGAGTCGAAGTGA
- a CDS encoding histone-like nucleoid-structuring protein Lsr2, protein MAQRVVVTLSDDIDGGAAAETVTFALDGKSYEIDLNTSNAKKLRKALAPYMAAGRKQTNAGKHGRTPVSYRHTSLAPDPAAVRAWARSHQMEVPARGRIPKKVYEAFREAS, encoded by the coding sequence GTGGCTCAGCGCGTAGTGGTCACGCTCTCCGACGACATCGACGGGGGAGCAGCGGCGGAAACGGTCACCTTCGCCCTGGACGGGAAGTCGTACGAGATCGACCTCAATACGTCCAATGCAAAGAAACTGCGCAAGGCCCTCGCGCCGTACATGGCGGCGGGCCGGAAGCAGACAAACGCCGGCAAGCACGGCAGGACCCCCGTGTCGTACCGGCACACTTCCCTCGCTCCCGACCCGGCGGCCGTGCGCGCCTGGGCGCGCTCGCACCAGATGGAAGTACCGGCCCGCGGCCGGATCCCCAAGAAGGTCTACGAGGCGTTCCGCGAAGCGAGTTGA
- a CDS encoding ABC transporter ATP-binding protein, protein MTSDDIPGNRADRTVAPTASSSASVSASVSAFASASASAATASGAVIEAAGVRRRYAGGFEAVAGVSFSVARGELFALLGTNGAGKTSTVELLEGLAAPDAGTVRVLGHDPFRERAAVRPRIGVMLQEGGFPSELTVTETVRMWAGCTSGARPTGEALELVGLGHRARVRVKQLSGGERRRLDLALALLGRPEVLFLDEPTTGLDAEGRRDTWELVRELRDGGTTVLLTTHYLEEAETLADRLAIMHRGRIVTAGTTAEVTAARPARIRFELPEGVPAARLPLGLRAAAEGHRIEIRTHRLQESLDELLTWARESDVRLLGLDARSASLEEAFLDIAQSASESEKVAA, encoded by the coding sequence ATGACCAGCGACGACATCCCAGGCAACCGCGCGGACCGGACTGTGGCACCCACCGCATCCTCATCCGCTTCCGTCTCCGCTTCCGTCTCTGCATTCGCATCCGCTTCCGCGTCCGCCGCGACCGCCTCCGGTGCGGTGATCGAGGCGGCCGGTGTGCGGCGGCGTTATGCGGGCGGCTTCGAGGCCGTGGCCGGTGTCTCCTTCTCGGTGGCTCGCGGCGAGCTCTTCGCCCTGCTCGGTACGAACGGCGCCGGGAAGACCTCCACCGTCGAGCTGCTGGAGGGCCTGGCCGCGCCCGACGCCGGCACGGTCCGGGTGCTCGGACACGACCCGTTCCGCGAGCGCGCCGCCGTCCGGCCGCGGATCGGGGTGATGCTCCAGGAAGGCGGCTTCCCGTCCGAGCTGACGGTCACCGAGACGGTACGGATGTGGGCGGGGTGCACCAGCGGCGCGCGTCCGACCGGTGAGGCGCTGGAGCTGGTCGGGCTCGGCCACCGGGCGCGGGTGCGGGTCAAGCAGCTCTCCGGCGGCGAGCGGCGCCGTCTCGACCTGGCGCTGGCCCTGCTGGGCCGGCCCGAGGTGCTGTTCCTGGACGAGCCGACCACCGGGCTCGACGCCGAAGGGCGGCGGGACACCTGGGAGTTGGTGCGCGAGCTGCGGGACGGCGGCACCACCGTCCTGCTCACCACGCATTACCTGGAAGAGGCCGAGACGCTCGCCGACCGGCTGGCGATCATGCACCGGGGACGGATAGTGACGGCGGGCACCACCGCCGAGGTGACGGCCGCCCGCCCCGCCCGCATCCGGTTCGAGCTGCCGGAGGGCGTGCCGGCGGCCCGGCTTCCGCTGGGGCTGCGGGCCGCCGCCGAGGGCCACCGGATCGAGATCCGTACCCACCGTTTGCAGGAGTCCCTGGACGAACTGCTGACCTGGGCAAGGGAGTCGGACGTCCGGCTGCTCGGCCTCGATGCCCGCTCGGCCTCGCTCGAAGAGGCGTTCCTCGACATCGCGCAGAGCGCGTCGGAATCCGAAAAGGTGGCTGCCTGA
- a CDS encoding ABC transporter permease translates to MTTTTTGTTTGTTSTTGATTGTTGTSAAAGTTLRGRLTALGRAEVALLARNRTAVFVSLLMPAAMVLAMKSTLKSSVLDGTGLSVAAAALSGGIGIVLIQAVYMNLVSSYVARREDLVLKRLRTGEVTDREILIGTALPSVALALAQTVVIVVAGTAFFGLAAPQRPELLLAGLLLGVVLLAALAAATSAVTRTVQTSQLTTLPLFFISMMGSGLFVPLEIMPGPMASVCELLPVTGVMTLVRTGWLGGTGGSDLLVAAVTGLAWTGFAVFAVQRWFRWDPRR, encoded by the coding sequence ATGACGACCACGACGACCGGCACGACGACTGGTACGACCAGCACGACCGGTGCGACGACCGGCACGACAGGAACGAGCGCGGCGGCCGGCACGACGCTCCGGGGCCGGCTGACCGCTCTCGGGCGCGCCGAGGTCGCCCTGCTCGCCCGCAACCGGACGGCGGTGTTCGTCTCGCTGCTGATGCCCGCCGCCATGGTCCTTGCGATGAAGTCGACGCTGAAGTCGTCCGTTCTCGACGGGACCGGCCTGTCCGTCGCCGCGGCTGCGCTCAGCGGCGGCATCGGCATCGTGCTGATCCAGGCCGTCTACATGAACCTGGTCTCGTCCTATGTGGCGCGGCGCGAGGACCTCGTCCTGAAGCGGCTGCGTACCGGCGAGGTCACCGACCGGGAGATCCTCATCGGGACCGCCCTGCCGTCGGTCGCGCTGGCCCTGGCCCAGACCGTGGTGATCGTGGTGGCGGGGACGGCCTTCTTCGGCCTCGCCGCGCCGCAGCGGCCCGAACTGCTCCTGGCAGGCCTGCTGCTGGGCGTGGTGCTGCTGGCGGCACTGGCCGCGGCCACCTCCGCGGTGACCCGCACCGTGCAGACCTCGCAGCTCACCACCCTCCCGCTGTTCTTCATCTCGATGATGGGCTCGGGGCTCTTCGTGCCGCTGGAGATCATGCCCGGCCCGATGGCGTCCGTGTGCGAACTGCTGCCGGTCACCGGGGTGATGACGCTCGTGCGGACGGGCTGGCTGGGCGGGACCGGCGGCTCCGACCTGCTCGTGGCCGCTGTGACCGGGCTGGCCTGGACCGGGTTCGCCGTGTTTGCTGTGCAGCGGTGGTTCCGGTGGGATCCGCGACGCTGA
- a CDS encoding sensor histidine kinase: MLVRGWRRRWQKRSKLERIDLYSRVTLSVMPWLFTLAWQLPPFGSDIRHAPLPIALGVALLLVSLVQCLLSNRNVQLSFAHYLGTAVFPRRRQLPPLVLLMVSLGLLATMARVDGIDDAGLLIMISNAPVAFAITQTLLVPVRTFLIQSLAVTALGVGVLAAVGVRGGTLAGVVPASLFGCVLVLISVRPSAWSLSVMWQAEEARDLQARLAVAEERLRFGRDLHDVLGRNLAVIALKSELAVELAQRGRPEAVDQMVEVQRIARTSQQEVRDVVRGYREADLSTELAGAQGVLSAAGIGCEVTGDAGDRLPAPVQSALGWVVREAATNVLRHGDPRHCTIRLRASADAVVLLVENDGAAVADAGQGGSSVAGDGSGPGGSGLAGLRERLRVVDGSLDAGPAGNGLFRLTATIPLGPAASPLGPGAVSPLGAEAAQLGPGTASSARLDKPPAAREAPALQEERR; encoded by the coding sequence GTGCTCGTGCGGGGATGGCGCCGCAGGTGGCAGAAGCGCAGCAAGCTGGAGCGGATCGACCTCTACTCACGGGTGACCCTCTCGGTGATGCCCTGGCTCTTCACCCTTGCGTGGCAGCTGCCCCCCTTCGGGTCGGACATCCGCCATGCGCCGCTGCCGATCGCCCTGGGCGTGGCACTGCTGCTCGTGAGCCTGGTGCAGTGCCTGCTGAGCAACCGCAACGTCCAGCTGTCGTTCGCGCACTATCTCGGCACCGCCGTCTTTCCCCGGCGCCGGCAGCTGCCGCCCCTGGTACTGCTGATGGTGAGCCTGGGACTGCTGGCGACGATGGCAAGGGTGGACGGGATCGACGATGCCGGGCTGCTCATCATGATCTCGAACGCGCCGGTGGCGTTCGCGATAACGCAGACCCTGCTGGTGCCGGTCCGCACCTTCCTGATCCAGTCGCTCGCCGTCACCGCACTGGGCGTCGGCGTCCTCGCCGCGGTCGGGGTGCGGGGCGGGACACTGGCCGGGGTGGTGCCGGCCTCGCTCTTCGGCTGCGTGCTCGTCCTGATCTCCGTACGGCCCAGCGCCTGGAGCCTGAGTGTGATGTGGCAGGCCGAGGAAGCCCGGGATCTTCAGGCCCGGCTCGCGGTCGCCGAGGAGCGGCTGCGGTTCGGGCGGGACCTGCACGACGTACTGGGCCGCAATCTCGCCGTGATCGCGCTGAAGAGCGAGCTGGCCGTGGAGCTGGCCCAGCGCGGCAGGCCGGAGGCGGTGGACCAGATGGTCGAGGTGCAGCGGATAGCCCGCACCTCGCAGCAGGAGGTGCGCGATGTCGTACGGGGCTACCGGGAGGCCGATCTGAGTACGGAACTGGCCGGCGCCCAAGGGGTGCTGAGTGCGGCCGGGATCGGGTGCGAGGTGACGGGCGACGCCGGCGACCGGCTGCCCGCACCCGTGCAGTCGGCGCTCGGCTGGGTCGTGCGGGAGGCGGCGACCAATGTGCTGCGGCACGGCGATCCGCGCCACTGCACGATCCGGCTCAGAGCCTCGGCGGACGCGGTCGTGCTGCTGGTGGAGAACGACGGGGCGGCGGTGGCCGACGCGGGGCAGGGCGGGAGCTCCGTGGCGGGCGACGGCTCCGGACCGGGCGGTTCCGGGCTCGCGGGACTGCGGGAGCGGTTGCGGGTGGTCGACGGTTCGCTGGACGCGGGCCCGGCGGGGAACGGCCTGTTCCGGCTCACGGCTACGATCCCGCTCGGTCCGGCGGCATCTCCGCTCGGCCCGGGGGCGGTGTCTCCGCTCGGCGCGGAGGCCGCTCAGCTCGGCCCGGGGACGGCGTCTTCGGCCCGCCTCGACAAGCCGCCTGCCGCCCGGGAGGCACCCGCCCTTCAGGAGGAACGACGATGA